From a region of the Maridesulfovibrio ferrireducens genome:
- a CDS encoding methylenetetrahydrofolate reductase: MKIVDLIEKNKPFISLEFFPPKDKESWPAFFEVVEKLKVLNPLFASVTYGAGGGTQSNSLEIVKQMKQDMGVEPLAHLTCVGATPENISYFINSLREAGVENILALRGDAPKDVEDFDFNTQVFKQGSDLVTYVNDQHPGMGIGVAGYPEAHLESPSIKEDFKWMKYKVDEGGQFILTQLFFDNRVYFDFCERLSEMGINVPVIPGVLPIMSLKSAKFILSLCGATIPGKYLSALEKAHADGGDEAVYRLGIDYATKQAQGLLDGGAPGVHLYTLNRAKACLEIGQALKF; this comes from the coding sequence ATGAAAATAGTTGATTTGATCGAAAAAAATAAGCCGTTTATCTCTTTAGAGTTTTTTCCTCCTAAGGATAAAGAATCATGGCCTGCTTTTTTTGAGGTTGTTGAAAAGTTAAAGGTGCTGAATCCTCTTTTTGCTTCTGTTACCTATGGAGCAGGGGGCGGCACTCAGAGCAACTCTCTTGAAATTGTTAAGCAGATGAAACAGGATATGGGCGTTGAGCCTCTTGCTCATTTAACATGCGTTGGGGCAACTCCTGAAAATATAAGTTATTTCATTAATTCACTTCGTGAAGCAGGGGTAGAAAATATTCTTGCACTTCGCGGGGATGCCCCCAAAGATGTTGAAGATTTTGATTTCAACACGCAGGTTTTCAAACAGGGGTCAGATCTTGTTACCTATGTAAATGATCAACATCCCGGCATGGGAATAGGCGTTGCCGGATATCCTGAAGCTCATCTTGAATCTCCTTCAATTAAAGAAGATTTTAAGTGGATGAAATATAAAGTTGATGAGGGCGGGCAATTCATTCTTACTCAGCTCTTTTTTGATAATAGAGTTTATTTTGATTTCTGTGAAAGGCTTTCCGAAATGGGAATTAATGTTCCGGTTATTCCGGGCGTGCTGCCTATTATGAGCCTTAAGTCTGCCAAATTTATTCTTTCACTGTGCGGAGCTACTATTCCCGGTAAATATCTTAGCGCGCTTGAAAAAGCACATGCAGATGGGGGAGACGAAGCTGTTTATCGTCTTGGAATAGATTACGCCACAAAGCAGGCTCAGGGACTTCTCGACGGCGGGGCTCCCGGAGTTCATTTATATACTTTGAACAGAGCAAAGGCATGTCTTGAAATCGGACAGGCTTTGAAGTTTTAA
- a CDS encoding aspartate-semialdehyde dehydrogenase, whose product MSTKNPRVAVVGATGAVGREMLKVLEQRNFPASEVVPFSSARSAGTKVPYMDNELTVIELKEDSFEGFDIALFSAGGDTSEKFAPLAVKAGCVVIDNSNAWRMDPKIPLVVPEVNPEDLDWHPGIIANPNCSTIQLVVALKPIHDKAKIKRVVVSTYQAVSGSGQKAINELETQVSRLFNGKEVVSDVYPHQIAFNCLPQIDVFLENDYTKEEMKMVNETKKIMGDDSIKLTATTVRVPVFYGHSESVNVETTEKLSAIDCRNLLANFPGITIIDYPEKGHYPMAIDCAGEDDVFVGRIREDDTIDNGLNMWVVADNIRKGAALNTIQIAETLIERGLVRVV is encoded by the coding sequence ATGAGTACTAAGAATCCCAGAGTTGCTGTTGTCGGTGCTACAGGTGCGGTCGGTCGCGAAATGCTCAAAGTTCTTGAGCAGAGAAATTTTCCCGCATCTGAAGTTGTTCCTTTTTCTTCTGCTCGTTCCGCAGGAACAAAAGTTCCTTATATGGATAATGAATTGACCGTTATTGAGCTTAAAGAAGATTCCTTTGAAGGATTTGACATAGCTCTTTTTTCAGCTGGCGGTGATACTTCCGAGAAATTTGCTCCTCTGGCGGTTAAAGCTGGTTGCGTTGTTATCGATAATTCTAACGCATGGAGAATGGACCCTAAGATTCCTCTTGTTGTGCCCGAAGTTAATCCCGAAGATCTTGACTGGCATCCCGGCATAATCGCCAACCCGAATTGTTCTACAATTCAGCTAGTTGTTGCTCTTAAGCCTATTCATGACAAAGCCAAAATTAAACGTGTCGTAGTTTCTACTTATCAGGCTGTTTCAGGTTCCGGTCAGAAAGCTATTAATGAGCTTGAAACTCAGGTTAGCAGACTTTTCAATGGCAAAGAAGTTGTTTCAGATGTTTATCCTCATCAGATTGCGTTCAACTGCTTGCCTCAGATTGATGTCTTCCTTGAAAATGATTACACCAAGGAAGAAATGAAAATGGTTAATGAAACTAAAAAGATCATGGGCGACGACTCCATTAAACTTACTGCCACAACAGTACGCGTGCCTGTTTTCTATGGTCATTCTGAGTCCGTAAATGTTGAAACAACTGAAAAATTGAGCGCGATTGATTGCAGAAATCTTCTCGCTAATTTCCCCGGAATTACTATCATCGATTACCCCGAAAAGGGGCATTATCCGATGGCAATTGATTGCGCCGGTGAAGATGATGTTTTTGTCGGTAGAATTCGTGAAGATGACACTATTGATAACGGCCTTAATATGTGGGTTGTTGCTGATAACATCCGCAAAGGCGCGGCTCTTAATACTATACAAATTGCCGAAACTCTCATTGAGCGCGGTCTTGTCCGTGTAGTTTAA
- a CDS encoding (deoxy)nucleoside triphosphate pyrophosphohydrolase — protein MADRMPVSVVAGIIWNKGLFLSAERPKGKDYAGWWEFPGGKVEKGESLSEALVRELQEELGITPLKFDFWMEKLVDYPEYTVKLNFFDIWEFSGDVTSLENQSFDWFDLDNVVDVKFLPVNYEILELLKERERAVKAVAK, from the coding sequence GTGGCTGATCGAATGCCTGTTTCTGTTGTCGCCGGAATTATCTGGAACAAAGGTTTATTCCTGTCGGCAGAACGTCCGAAAGGTAAAGATTATGCCGGTTGGTGGGAGTTTCCCGGCGGCAAGGTGGAAAAGGGAGAGTCTCTTTCCGAGGCGCTTGTTCGCGAATTGCAGGAAGAATTGGGAATTACTCCGTTAAAGTTTGACTTTTGGATGGAAAAGCTGGTTGATTATCCAGAGTATACTGTGAAACTCAATTTTTTTGATATATGGGAATTTTCAGGAGATGTAACATCATTGGAAAATCAATCATTTGACTGGTTTGATCTTGATAATGTAGTTGATGTAAAATTTTTGCCTGTTAATTATGAAATTCTTGAATTACTGAAAGAAAGGGAAAGAGCTGTTAAGGCCGTTGCCAAGTAA